A genomic region of Criblamydia sequanensis CRIB-18 contains the following coding sequences:
- the rlmD gene encoding 23S rRNA (uracil(1939)-C(5))-methyltransferase RlmD: protein MKEKTLRLASVSIDSIDKKGNGVGSSLLDDTREIEVVVPFAIPGDIIRAKLGKKRKGAFFGSIDEIEKASSKRQEARCKHFGVCGGCRWQQMPYSEQLKIKDELVKQIFEPLINDKTCVHSIIPCDPNWGYRNKMEYSFSEDIKGNRYLGLIQDSSRGKVLNLTECHLVPPWFTNCMQEVREWWKNSNLKAYHPYSDKGSLRTLTLREGVRLGDRMAILTVSGNPEYVLSSSDIEDFVNVIINSSPVEKRGGNWSIFLRIQQVAKGMATNFYEMHLYGADYIREVLYLKEIPEPFLFHISPTAFFQPSLLQAEKLYSRVIELADIKKDSIVYDLYCGTGTLGIIAAKRAKHVVGIEVCPEAALDAKTNAKLNEIDNTTIFSGAVRHVLSQIKEEEKIGLPDIILIDPPRPGIDPVAMREILTLSTGKIVYVSCNPYTQFNDVKEFLQNGWKIESLQPVDQFAQTPHVENICVLSK, encoded by the coding sequence ATGAAAGAAAAAACTTTGCGCCTCGCGTCTGTCTCTATAGATTCTATTGATAAAAAAGGCAATGGAGTCGGGTCCTCTCTTTTAGACGATACAAGAGAAATCGAGGTTGTCGTTCCTTTTGCTATTCCGGGAGATATCATTAGGGCTAAACTTGGAAAAAAGAGGAAGGGCGCTTTTTTTGGCAGCATCGATGAGATTGAAAAAGCTTCCTCAAAAAGACAAGAAGCTCGGTGCAAACATTTTGGCGTTTGCGGTGGATGCAGATGGCAACAGATGCCCTATAGTGAGCAGCTAAAAATAAAAGATGAGCTAGTAAAACAGATTTTTGAGCCTTTGATCAATGATAAAACATGCGTTCATTCGATCATTCCTTGCGACCCTAATTGGGGCTATCGTAATAAAATGGAGTATAGTTTCTCAGAAGATATTAAAGGAAACCGTTACTTAGGACTCATTCAAGATTCTTCTCGGGGAAAAGTATTAAATTTAACAGAGTGCCACTTAGTGCCGCCTTGGTTTACAAATTGCATGCAAGAGGTAAGAGAGTGGTGGAAGAACTCAAATCTTAAAGCTTATCACCCCTATTCAGATAAAGGCTCTCTTAGGACTCTCACCTTGCGAGAAGGTGTGAGACTTGGCGATCGGATGGCTATCTTGACTGTTTCCGGCAACCCTGAGTACGTCTTATCCTCGTCTGATATTGAAGATTTTGTCAATGTCATCATCAATTCTTCTCCTGTCGAAAAAAGAGGCGGCAATTGGAGCATATTCCTTAGAATCCAGCAAGTCGCTAAAGGGATGGCAACAAACTTTTATGAAATGCATCTTTATGGAGCAGACTATATCAGGGAAGTTTTATACCTGAAAGAAATACCCGAACCTTTTCTTTTCCATATTAGCCCAACCGCTTTTTTTCAACCGAGCCTTCTGCAAGCTGAAAAACTTTATAGCCGTGTGATAGAACTTGCAGACATTAAAAAAGATTCTATTGTCTATGATCTTTATTGCGGAACGGGAACTCTTGGAATTATTGCAGCCAAAAGAGCAAAACATGTAGTTGGAATTGAAGTTTGTCCGGAAGCTGCCCTCGATGCCAAAACAAATGCGAAATTAAATGAGATAGACAACACTACTATCTTTTCCGGTGCAGTACGGCATGTTCTTTCCCAAATTAAAGAGGAAGAAAAAATAGGACTGCCGGACATTATCCTAATTGATCCTCCAAGACCTGGCATTGACCCTGTAGCCATGCGGGAAATACTTACCTTGTCTACCGGTAAAATAGTTTATGTCTCATGCAATCCTTATACTCAATTTAATGATGTAAAAGAATTCCTTCAAAATGGATGGAAAATTGAGTCTTTGCAACCTGTTGACCAATTCGCTCAAACACCGCATGTCGAAAACATATGCGTATTATCAAAATAG
- the tgt gene encoding tRNA guanosine(34) transglycosylase Tgt: protein MEFTLLKEDSSSKARLGKLKTAHSEFETPIFMPVGTRAAVKTLTSKQLHALEAQIILGNTYHLMLKPGAEIIEKAGGLHKFMNWDKSILTDSGGFQVFSLSSLNRVTDQGVHFQSHIDGSSHFLGPRESMAIQKSLGSDIVMAFDECPPYPCSRIQLEESLVRTEKWARVCRDYTLHPNQNLFGIVQGGIEADLRRESAKSLVSMDFDGYAIGGVSVGEPEELMYQAVEASIPFLPKEKPRYLMGVGTPKNMIEAVMRGIDLFDCVMPTRNARNGMAFTWDGKVQIKAARYKEDFSPLDPHLDNEVSSYSKAYIRHLLNVDEITGLTLVTMQNLSFYLDLMKKIRQAIENNTIDELYKKIVSLYPN from the coding sequence ATGGAATTTACACTTTTAAAAGAAGATAGCTCTTCCAAGGCCCGGCTCGGAAAATTAAAAACAGCTCATAGCGAATTTGAAACTCCTATTTTTATGCCTGTTGGAACAAGAGCTGCTGTCAAAACTTTAACTTCAAAACAGCTTCATGCCCTAGAGGCTCAAATCATCCTTGGAAACACTTATCATCTTATGTTGAAGCCTGGGGCTGAAATTATTGAAAAAGCGGGCGGTCTCCATAAATTTATGAATTGGGATAAATCTATCCTTACCGACTCCGGAGGCTTCCAAGTTTTTTCACTCTCATCCTTAAACCGCGTCACAGATCAAGGCGTCCACTTCCAATCCCACATTGACGGTTCCTCTCATTTCCTAGGTCCAAGAGAAAGCATGGCGATTCAAAAGTCTTTGGGTTCAGATATTGTGATGGCTTTTGATGAGTGTCCCCCTTACCCTTGCAGCCGTATTCAGTTGGAGGAATCTCTTGTTAGGACAGAGAAATGGGCAAGAGTTTGCCGGGATTATACCCTACATCCAAATCAAAATCTTTTTGGAATAGTTCAAGGCGGAATTGAAGCTGATCTTAGACGAGAATCTGCAAAATCTCTAGTCAGTATGGACTTTGATGGGTATGCTATAGGGGGTGTGTCTGTTGGCGAACCTGAAGAATTGATGTACCAGGCAGTAGAAGCTTCCATTCCATTCCTGCCAAAGGAAAAACCGCGTTACTTAATGGGTGTTGGAACGCCTAAAAACATGATAGAGGCCGTGATGCGGGGCATTGATCTTTTTGATTGCGTCATGCCGACAAGAAATGCAAGGAACGGCATGGCCTTCACTTGGGATGGAAAAGTTCAAATTAAAGCTGCTCGATATAAGGAAGACTTTTCACCTCTTGATCCTCACTTGGATAATGAAGTTTCCAGCTATTCAAAGGCTTATATTCGGCATCTTCTTAATGTGGATGAAATCACAGGACTTACCCTTGTCACCATGCAAAACCTATCCTTTTATCTTGATTTGATGAAGAAGATTCGGCAAGCTATCGAGAACAATACCATCGATGAATTATACAAGAAAATCGTATCTCTCTATCCCAATTAA
- the yajC gene encoding preprotein translocase subunit YajC, producing MKNLTVFFLASFFSFANLSAEDLGSQPPTQSVAPMIVTFTIIALFFYFVVLRPEKKRRKIMEDLRKSLKKGDKVIAVGIVGTVDKIEEETVVLKMVDGSKIEVVKAAISEIQSPNTGAEEKQEG from the coding sequence ATGAAAAACTTAACTGTCTTTTTTCTCGCTTCCTTTTTTTCTTTTGCTAACTTATCGGCTGAGGATCTTGGCAGCCAACCTCCAACACAGTCGGTTGCCCCGATGATTGTAACTTTCACAATTATTGCTCTTTTCTTTTATTTTGTGGTTCTTAGACCTGAAAAAAAACGTCGAAAAATCATGGAAGATTTACGTAAAAGTTTGAAGAAAGGGGATAAAGTTATAGCGGTTGGCATTGTTGGCACTGTGGATAAAATTGAAGAGGAAACCGTTGTTTTAAAGATGGTTGACGGCTCAAAAATTGAAGTTGTCAAAGCAGCCATTTCAGAGATTCAAAGTCCAAATACAGGTGCTGAAGAAAAACAAGAAGGCTAA
- a CDS encoding protein-L-isoaspartate(D-aspartate) O-methyltransferase — translation MAEDSAFFKKLQNHMVEHQLKARGIKDSRILSAMGAIPRHLFVPEPLKEQAYEDHPLAIGYGQTISQPYIVARMAEASLITPSCKLLEIGTGSGYNAAVLSELAKVVYTIERIEPLAEDAKSHLKEIQKSNVFVFLGDGSLGLIDKAPFDVIIVTAASPEAPKSLLNQLAKGGRLVIPVGDALTQKLLRYTKKAEGDFEVAVLDFVRFVPLIGKEGWTL, via the coding sequence GTGGCAGAAGATAGTGCTTTTTTTAAAAAGTTGCAAAACCATATGGTGGAGCATCAACTAAAGGCAAGAGGCATTAAAGATAGCCGAATTCTCTCTGCTATGGGAGCGATTCCAAGACATTTATTTGTTCCGGAGCCACTAAAAGAGCAGGCCTACGAGGATCATCCTCTTGCTATAGGGTATGGTCAAACTATAAGCCAACCCTATATTGTGGCAAGAATGGCGGAAGCTTCTTTAATAACCCCATCTTGCAAGCTTTTGGAAATCGGTACGGGATCCGGCTATAATGCCGCGGTTCTTTCCGAATTGGCAAAAGTTGTCTACACTATTGAAAGGATAGAGCCTCTTGCAGAAGATGCAAAAAGTCATTTAAAAGAGATTCAAAAATCAAATGTTTTCGTCTTTCTCGGAGATGGATCCTTAGGACTTATCGATAAAGCGCCTTTCGATGTTATTATAGTGACAGCCGCCTCTCCCGAAGCTCCTAAAAGTTTACTTAATCAGCTAGCAAAAGGGGGTAGGCTTGTGATTCCAGTTGGCGATGCTTTGACCCAAAAGCTTCTTCGGTACACAAAAAAAGCGGAAGGGGACTTTGAGGTCGCTGTATTAGATTTTGTTCGTTTTGTGCCCCTGATTGGCAAGGAAGGCTGGACTCTTTAG